From one Pontibacillus sp. HMF3514 genomic stretch:
- a CDS encoding SOS response-associated peptidase encodes MCGRYTLLADEVEILKEYGIDHKLEEFAPRYNIAPRQNVLTVISDGENNRAGYLKWGLVPFWAKDPGIGYKMINARSETAHEKPSFKRLLQRKRCLILADSFYEWKKEENGKQPMRIYKDDRPFFAFAGLWDRWKQDDKELVTCTILTKEANDFMEPIHKRMPVILPKEDEAWWMQQEERDLNELHDYLRSLSIDGLEAYPVSTHVNNARNEDEACIEPITR; translated from the coding sequence ATGTGTGGTCGTTATACATTACTAGCTGATGAAGTGGAAATTTTAAAGGAATATGGAATTGACCATAAGCTTGAAGAATTTGCACCACGATACAATATCGCACCACGCCAAAATGTTTTAACTGTGATTTCGGATGGTGAAAATAACAGGGCTGGCTACTTAAAATGGGGGCTTGTTCCATTTTGGGCTAAGGATCCAGGAATAGGTTACAAAATGATTAATGCTCGCTCTGAAACGGCTCATGAAAAGCCGAGCTTCAAGCGTCTGCTTCAACGTAAAAGGTGTTTGATATTGGCCGATAGTTTTTATGAGTGGAAAAAAGAAGAAAATGGTAAGCAACCGATGCGAATTTATAAGGATGATAGGCCCTTTTTCGCTTTTGCTGGATTGTGGGATCGATGGAAACAAGATGATAAAGAACTGGTAACCTGTACGATTCTCACTAAAGAAGCAAATGACTTTATGGAGCCGATTCATAAACGTATGCCAGTTATTTTACCAAAAGAAGATGAGGCGTGGTGGATGCAGCAAGAGGAGCGAGATCTAAATGAGTTGCATGATTATTTACGCTCCTTATCAATCGATGGTTTAGAGGCTTACCCTGTTAGCACTCATGTGAACAATGCTCGAAATGAAGATGAAGCGTGTATAGAACCCATCACACGCTAA
- a CDS encoding 1-acyl-sn-glycerol-3-phosphate acyltransferase produces the protein MRTVIIYIYEVFYLIRHAITIRQVNRTYKGRPIEEKDRRVYSQARQWARQTMKLAGTRVSIKGNEKFPEGPVLIASNHQGNFDIMALLGYLEEPFGFISKIEVKKIPVVRSWMEAMHCVFIDRKNRKQALAAVQQGIHYLEEGHSLLIFPEGTRNFGKGLKPFKSGGLSMASQANVPIVPVALEGTYRVMEENDGKVKPAKVEIQVCDPIFPEEYKDLHAKEVAELVKKRITEALEMMEGNVQPLPKKTFIPSESRNIQG, from the coding sequence TTGCGTACTGTCATTATTTATATTTATGAGGTATTTTATTTAATTAGGCATGCCATTACCATAAGGCAGGTTAACCGTACATATAAGGGTCGTCCTATCGAAGAAAAGGATCGACGGGTATATTCACAAGCTAGACAATGGGCGCGGCAAACAATGAAACTTGCTGGAACAAGGGTTTCCATTAAAGGGAATGAGAAATTTCCTGAAGGGCCAGTTCTTATTGCATCAAATCACCAAGGGAATTTTGATATTATGGCGCTATTAGGTTATCTTGAGGAACCATTTGGATTCATCTCCAAAATAGAGGTAAAGAAAATCCCAGTTGTGCGATCCTGGATGGAAGCTATGCACTGTGTGTTTATTGATCGAAAGAATCGAAAACAAGCATTAGCGGCTGTTCAACAGGGCATTCACTACCTTGAAGAAGGCCATTCTCTTCTGATTTTCCCTGAAGGGACTCGTAATTTTGGAAAAGGATTAAAACCATTCAAATCGGGAGGTCTAAGTATGGCTTCTCAAGCGAATGTGCCTATCGTTCCTGTGGCATTAGAGGGTACATACCGAGTCATGGAGGAGAACGATGGGAAGGTAAAGCCAGCCAAAGTAGAGATTCAAGTATGTGATCCGATTTTTCCTGAAGAGTACAAAGACTTGCATGCAAAAGAAGTTGCTGAATTAGTAAAGAAACGTATCACGGAAGCACTTGAAATGATGGAGGGGAATGTACAACCACTACCAAAGAAGACATTCATTCCTTCTGAATCAAGAAACATCCAAGGGTAA
- a CDS encoding CAP domain-containing protein has translation MRYKQIWFMLFITFFLLIPTVGAETTVTKEPLNQVDATIEYLPEGRPSGIVQSSSPNITYYIKLSSYDLPYEITMYLNGREVNANYNEDTGIISYQTSGLSGENTVKVTLSTYGKENLSRSWNFEVDDRTISPLVGKDMSLLERVQNNALKRANEYRDVIGVPQLTSNDTLQETAQAHANYIEVNETGHTEVSTNETLFTGRTPQDRTAYFGYANYFVGEGITYEEPGGPTAIDHLYDAPYHRLSLMNPFYSEAGTGYNGDGDFVINFGGLGNQGESQVVLYPYEGQAQAKVSWLAFEEPNPLRFFGKNKIWTGYPISFAYFGRQSDRLVVRSSSLVDSSGQQVSTYTVTPEMEDQGKHHLFLIPKEFLKPGDTYQVQVSAYVEEKSGSTKDVSRTWSFKTAEKIAFDRVYFEKHNGTNFLTLEWASGKDPNAVITLEMNGERYLRKEGKQQTTYRDLTSGLYTMSVNSPHFNEVKTYQIMIESKENLYFDYDSPLNVTKVFEDGMMVEDTDEAGGNEIPIFANYKEWDANQSSYSNDKVWNIRFNSSMLPSQVNSSNIYVVNNQNEKVDVNLMLERNGTEIVVTPPSGNYANGDYTLVIQPLKNKADKIMDNGVQMPFKVQ, from the coding sequence GTGAGATATAAACAAATATGGTTTATGCTATTTATAACATTTTTCTTATTGATTCCAACAGTTGGGGCAGAAACCACTGTTACAAAAGAACCGCTTAATCAGGTTGATGCGACTATCGAGTATCTTCCAGAAGGACGACCATCTGGTATTGTTCAGAGCAGTTCACCTAACATCACGTATTACATAAAGCTATCCTCCTATGATCTTCCTTATGAGATTACGATGTACCTCAATGGAAGAGAAGTGAATGCTAATTATAATGAAGATACTGGAATCATTTCTTACCAGACTTCAGGTCTGTCTGGAGAAAATACAGTTAAAGTAACCTTATCGACTTATGGGAAAGAAAATTTAAGCCGTTCTTGGAATTTTGAAGTCGATGATCGTACGATATCACCTTTAGTAGGAAAAGATATGAGTCTCTTAGAGCGTGTGCAAAATAATGCTCTTAAACGTGCGAATGAGTATCGAGATGTTATTGGTGTACCTCAGTTAACAAGCAATGACACTTTACAAGAAACAGCACAAGCTCATGCAAATTATATTGAAGTAAATGAAACGGGCCATACAGAAGTGAGTACAAACGAAACGTTATTTACAGGACGAACACCACAAGATCGTACAGCTTATTTTGGTTATGCAAATTATTTTGTTGGTGAAGGGATTACCTATGAGGAACCAGGTGGACCAACGGCAATTGATCATTTGTATGATGCACCTTACCATCGTTTAAGTCTGATGAACCCTTTCTATTCTGAAGCAGGAACGGGCTACAATGGTGATGGTGATTTCGTTATTAATTTTGGAGGCTTGGGTAATCAAGGGGAGAGTCAGGTTGTTCTTTATCCTTATGAAGGACAAGCACAAGCTAAGGTATCCTGGTTAGCTTTTGAAGAGCCTAATCCATTACGTTTCTTTGGTAAAAATAAGATATGGACTGGTTACCCGATATCCTTTGCTTACTTTGGGAGACAAAGTGATCGTTTAGTTGTGCGAAGTTCAAGTTTGGTTGATAGCTCAGGTCAACAAGTCTCTACTTATACTGTTACACCTGAGATGGAAGACCAGGGTAAACATCATCTATTCTTAATCCCGAAAGAGTTCCTTAAACCAGGTGACACCTACCAAGTACAGGTTAGTGCTTATGTTGAAGAAAAATCAGGAAGCACTAAGGACGTTTCCCGTACTTGGAGCTTTAAAACGGCTGAAAAAATTGCATTCGACCGTGTATATTTTGAAAAGCATAACGGTACAAACTTCTTAACGTTAGAATGGGCATCAGGAAAGGATCCAAATGCTGTTATTACACTTGAAATGAACGGGGAGCGTTATTTACGAAAAGAAGGAAAGCAGCAAACGACCTACAGGGATCTGACTTCAGGGCTATACACGATGAGTGTTAATAGTCCACATTTCAATGAAGTGAAAACCTATCAAATTATGATTGAATCAAAAGAAAATTTATATTTTGATTATGATAGTCCTTTGAATGTTACCAAAGTGTTTGAGGATGGCATGATGGTGGAAGACACAGATGAAGCTGGTGGTAACGAAATACCTATATTTGCTAACTATAAGGAATGGGACGCAAACCAATCAAGCTACAGTAATGATAAAGTATGGAATATTCGATTTAATAGTTCTATGCTTCCTAGTCAAGTAAATAGTAGTAATATTTATGTGGTTAATAATCAGAATGAAAAAGTGGATGTAAACCTCATGCTTGAAAGGAATGGTACTGAAATCGTGGTTACACCACCATCTGGTAACTATGCAAATGGAGATTACACATTAGTGATTCAACCATTGAAGAACAAAGCTGATAAGATCATGGATAATGGGGTTCAAATGCCTTTTAAAGTCCAGTAA